The following proteins are co-located in the Sphingorhabdus lutea genome:
- a CDS encoding SPOR domain-containing protein produces MKRNLILKLALSSVVVGMTTTGCASLGFSTAHKVADRSEQNAAKNAEKAEKYLAKGKLDKALSYAEMAVEGQLSNVDYRMLLARTYMANGLYTSAERTLMDVMELGQVDPRTVISLALTRLAQNKADSAKSLLEAHRSIIPASDYGLALAIAGDSKKAVEILGQAIRADNSDARVRQNLALAYAMDGRWREARLMASQDLSQTAADQRIAEWAQIARPGAYSTRVASLLGVAPREDSGQPVRLALQGAMVPANSAVAMNSPVKSYSQEGELAAVGPAVRDASNLLPRAMENDVRVSSVEIPESKPAMISAPSTPVKVAAVPVQKTTAPAVKKEPVKLALADTTRNVGRTANGGYMVQLGAFSSTNSANSAWSHYQAKYGVLKGFDPASSTINVKGKSLVRLAAIGFGNKKTADDVCATIKAKGGNCIVRQAPQTAEKRFASNGGAKIAARK; encoded by the coding sequence ATGAAACGCAATCTCATTTTAAAGCTGGCTTTAAGTTCGGTCGTGGTGGGAATGACCACAACGGGCTGTGCGAGTTTAGGATTTTCCACTGCGCATAAAGTTGCCGACCGTTCAGAACAGAACGCGGCGAAAAATGCAGAAAAGGCCGAGAAATATTTGGCCAAAGGAAAATTGGATAAGGCGCTAAGCTATGCCGAAATGGCGGTTGAGGGCCAATTGTCAAATGTTGATTACCGCATGTTATTGGCCCGCACCTATATGGCAAATGGTCTTTACACGTCGGCGGAACGCACGTTGATGGACGTCATGGAGCTTGGCCAAGTGGACCCGCGTACGGTGATTAGCCTTGCCTTGACCCGACTTGCCCAAAATAAGGCAGATTCGGCCAAATCTTTATTGGAGGCGCACCGTTCAATCATTCCTGCGAGCGATTATGGATTGGCGCTGGCCATTGCAGGAGACAGCAAAAAAGCTGTTGAAATTTTAGGGCAAGCAATAAGAGCGGATAATAGCGACGCGCGCGTTCGCCAAAATCTTGCCCTTGCTTATGCAATGGATGGTCGCTGGCGTGAGGCGCGTTTGATGGCATCGCAAGATTTATCACAAACAGCAGCGGATCAACGTATTGCTGAATGGGCACAAATTGCACGACCCGGCGCATATTCAACACGGGTGGCTAGCCTTCTTGGAGTTGCTCCACGTGAAGATAGCGGGCAACCTGTACGATTGGCATTGCAAGGCGCAATGGTGCCGGCAAATAGCGCGGTTGCGATGAACAGCCCTGTTAAATCCTATTCACAAGAAGGTGAATTAGCCGCCGTAGGTCCGGCGGTGCGTGATGCGAGCAATTTATTGCCCCGTGCGATGGAAAATGACGTTCGAGTATCCTCGGTCGAAATTCCAGAATCCAAACCTGCAATGATTAGCGCGCCATCAACCCCCGTTAAGGTTGCGGCAGTTCCTGTTCAAAAAACAACTGCTCCTGCAGTAAAGAAAGAGCCTGTTAAATTGGCGCTTGCCGATACAACGCGCAATGTTGGCCGCACCGCAAATGGTGGATATATGGTGCAATTGGGCGCATTTAGCAGCACAAATAGCGCAAATTCCGCTTGGTCGCATTATCAGGCAAAATATGGCGTGCTGAAAGGATTTGATCCTGCAAGTTCTACCATTAACGTAAAGGGCAAATCACTGGTTCGTTTGGCCGCAATCGGATTTGGTAATAAGAAAACTGCCGATGATGTGTGCGCGACAATTAAGGCAAAGGGTGGCAATTGCATTGTGCGCCAAGCACCGCAAACCGCCGAAAAAAGATTTGCATCTAATGGCGGCGCAAAAATTGCCGCACGTAAATAA
- a CDS encoding ParA family protein: MRVLALASQKGGSGKTTLSGHLAVQAQLAGAGPVVLIDIDPQGSLADWWNEREADLPAFAQTTVARLASDLAILRQQGFKLAVVDTPPAITMAIQSVISVAELIVVPTRPSPHDLRAVGATVDLCERAGKPLIFVVNAATPKAKITSEAAVALSQHGTVAPITLHHRTDFAASMIDGRTVMEVDPNGRSSQEVQQLWTYISDRLEKNFRRTVFSAPSAMHNQTPAARPMGGFGRRVIGS; this comes from the coding sequence TTGCGGGTTCTCGCATTGGCATCACAAAAAGGCGGCTCTGGAAAGACCACCCTATCAGGCCATTTGGCTGTTCAGGCACAATTGGCAGGAGCAGGTCCAGTTGTCTTAATTGATATTGATCCGCAGGGGTCATTGGCGGATTGGTGGAATGAGCGTGAGGCAGACCTTCCTGCATTTGCGCAAACCACCGTGGCGCGATTGGCATCTGATTTGGCAATTTTGCGGCAACAGGGTTTCAAATTGGCCGTGGTTGATACGCCGCCTGCCATTACCATGGCGATACAAAGCGTTATTTCCGTGGCGGAGCTTATCGTCGTTCCCACACGGCCCAGCCCGCATGATTTACGCGCAGTGGGTGCAACCGTTGATTTATGTGAGCGTGCAGGAAAACCGCTTATTTTCGTGGTTAATGCGGCAACGCCAAAGGCGAAAATTACATCAGAGGCTGCCGTCGCCCTTTCCCAACATGGCACTGTTGCACCAATAACATTACATCATAGAACAGATTTCGCGGCATCCATGATTGATGGCCGCACCGTGATGGAGGTAGACCCAAATGGCCGTTCTTCACAAGAAGTTCAGCAGCTTTGGACCTATATCTCCGATCGATTAGAGAAAAATTTCCGCCGCACCGTGTTTAGCGCACCAAGCGCGATGCATAATCAAACGCCCGCTGCCCGCCCAATGGGTGGTTTTGGTCGCCGTGTCATTGGGTCTTAA
- a CDS encoding SPOR domain-containing protein — translation MNKLYHPMEHVMRNLSFNKISYPAKMAACSIALCASAFILGNQPAMAFQPVKEGVDAWTKGEYEAAVNKWKQPALNGDADAQFNLAQAYKLGRGVEANVDTALIWYGKAAAQGHLQASDNYGHMLHYKGKIAESIPYLSASAARGQPLSQYLYATELFNGTFVQKDWVRAYAFMTRASTAGLPYATKSLGQMDGYISLEDRQKGTVMAGDIEQQEKQNRSQAIAGLPIDTSPAAPIGKPISLPPSNIPVQPPISAPANAPVNAPINNAGNKGTYIPSAPVRSAPVTAQPVSTSPQPSSASPMPSQPAIKTAANGKWRVQLGAFSKQSSAEALWFDLENKLPELKNIQPFLVPAGTITRLQAGPFASRAEADKLCNKMKNIGQACLSMSK, via the coding sequence ATGAATAAATTATATCACCCTATGGAGCATGTGATGCGCAATTTATCTTTTAATAAAATTTCTTACCCTGCAAAAATGGCTGCTTGCTCAATTGCTTTATGCGCATCTGCTTTTATATTGGGCAATCAGCCTGCAATGGCCTTTCAACCGGTCAAAGAGGGCGTTGATGCATGGACCAAGGGTGAATATGAGGCCGCAGTTAATAAATGGAAACAGCCTGCATTAAATGGTGATGCCGATGCGCAATTTAATTTGGCGCAGGCATATAAATTGGGCCGCGGTGTAGAGGCAAATGTCGACACTGCCTTAATTTGGTATGGCAAGGCCGCTGCACAGGGCCATTTACAGGCAAGTGATAATTATGGCCATATGCTTCATTATAAGGGCAAAATTGCCGAATCCATTCCATATCTATCCGCCTCTGCGGCGCGCGGACAGCCATTGTCGCAATATCTTTATGCCACCGAATTATTTAACGGCACTTTTGTGCAAAAAGATTGGGTGCGTGCCTATGCCTTTATGACCCGTGCATCAACGGCTGGTCTGCCCTATGCAACAAAATCATTAGGACAGATGGACGGTTATATCTCATTAGAAGACCGTCAAAAAGGCACGGTTATGGCCGGCGATATTGAACAACAGGAAAAACAAAATCGCTCGCAGGCAATTGCCGGATTACCCATTGATACATCGCCCGCAGCGCCGATTGGAAAGCCAATATCCCTGCCCCCGTCAAATATTCCCGTGCAGCCGCCAATATCTGCTCCTGCCAATGCGCCAGTTAATGCGCCTATAAATAATGCTGGTAATAAGGGCACATATATTCCATCCGCGCCGGTGCGTTCTGCCCCCGTGACGGCACAGCCTGTCTCGACAAGCCCGCAGCCTAGCTCGGCTAGCCCAATGCCAAGCCAACCCGCAATAAAAACAGCCGCTAATGGCAAATGGCGGGTGCAATTAGGCGCGTTTAGCAAACAAAGCAGTGCAGAGGCATTATGGTTTGATTTGGAGAATAAATTGCCCGAGCTTAAAAATATTCAACCCTTTTTGGTGCCTGCGGGCACAATTACCCGCCTTCAGGCTGGGCCATTTGCTTCGCGTGCAGAGGCGGACAAGCTATGTAATAAGATGAAAAATATTGGTCAGGCATGTTTATCGATGAGCAAATGA
- the hisI gene encoding phosphoribosyl-AMP cyclohydrolase gives MTKIDKKILESGQIFAPQFAENGLIPAIVTDAGDGHVLMLGYMNEAALQKTLSLGKVTFYSRSRQSLWTKGETSGHFLSVEEILVDCDQDALLIKSVAKGPTCHTNRRSCFYRRVEGDAALTFVENDDC, from the coding sequence ATGACGAAAATTGATAAAAAAATATTGGAATCCGGCCAAATATTCGCGCCGCAATTTGCCGAAAATGGCTTAATTCCTGCAATTGTGACCGATGCGGGCGACGGGCATGTGCTAATGCTGGGCTATATGAATGAGGCGGCTTTGCAAAAAACATTATCCCTTGGCAAGGTGACATTTTATTCCCGCAGCAGGCAGTCCCTGTGGACCAAGGGCGAAACAAGTGGACATTTTTTGTCGGTCGAGGAAATTTTGGTTGATTGTGATCAGGATGCTTTATTGATTAAGTCGGTCGCAAAGGGGCCCACATGTCATACAAATCGCCGTTCATGCTTTTACCGAAGGGTTGAGGGGGATGCGGCATTGACCTTTGTTGAAAATGATGATTGTTAA
- the purF gene encoding amidophosphoribosyltransferase produces the protein MLTTHPFDDDKLKEECGVFGVYNVDDAAAMTALGLHALQHRGQEAAGITSFDGNEFHTHRALGHVAGNFDQEEVIGRLKGRMAAGHVRYSTSGGTSLRNVQPLYADLSVGGFAVAHNGNISNAEKLRKELVRRGSIFQSTSDTEVIIHLVATSGFRTLLDRLIDALKQVEGAYSLICMTNEGMIVCRDPLGIRPLVMGKLDDGNYIFASETVALDIVGAEYIRSVEPGEMIVASHNGLTSHHPFPKQPSRPCIFEHVYFSRPDSIVNGSSVYSVRKAIGAVLAEEIPVEADYVIPVPDSGTPAALGYAEAANIPFELGIIRSHYVGRTFIQPGDGVRHLGVKLKHNANKPLVEGKRIILVDDSIVRGTTSLKIVQMMREAGAAEVHMRIASPPTSHSCFYGVDTPEREKLLASRFTVEEMCDFIQADSLGFISIDGLYRATGEKERNQAQPQHCDACFTGCYPTTLTDLDEVEQPNQLKLLNEQVVRSERT, from the coding sequence ATGTTGACCACACACCCTTTTGACGATGATAAATTAAAAGAGGAATGCGGCGTTTTCGGCGTTTATAACGTCGATGATGCGGCGGCCATGACCGCATTGGGCCTGCATGCGTTGCAACATCGTGGTCAAGAAGCCGCCGGTATTACCAGTTTTGATGGCAATGAATTTCACACCCACCGTGCTTTGGGCCATGTTGCGGGCAATTTTGACCAAGAAGAAGTTATTGGCAGGTTAAAGGGCAGAATGGCTGCGGGCCATGTACGTTATTCGACCAGCGGGGGAACATCGCTGCGTAATGTGCAACCTTTATATGCCGATTTATCCGTTGGCGGTTTTGCCGTGGCGCATAATGGCAATATTTCAAATGCCGAAAAACTTCGCAAAGAATTGGTTCGGCGCGGTTCTATTTTCCAATCCACATCTGATACCGAAGTTATTATCCACCTTGTCGCGACATCGGGCTTTCGAACCTTGCTTGACCGTTTAATCGACGCATTGAAACAGGTGGAGGGCGCATATTCCCTGATTTGCATGACCAATGAGGGGATGATTGTCTGCCGCGATCCATTGGGTATTCGCCCCTTGGTCATGGGCAAATTGGACGATGGCAATTATATTTTCGCTTCCGAAACTGTGGCATTGGATATTGTGGGGGCGGAATATATTCGCTCAGTTGAACCGGGTGAAATGATTGTCGCCTCCCATAATGGATTAACATCGCATCATCCATTTCCAAAACAGCCCTCGCGGCCATGTATTTTTGAACATGTATATTTTTCACGGCCCGATTCCATCGTCAATGGCAGCAGCGTATATAGTGTGCGCAAGGCAATTGGCGCGGTATTGGCGGAGGAAATTCCGGTTGAGGCCGATTATGTCATCCCCGTGCCAGATAGCGGCACGCCGGCGGCGCTTGGTTATGCAGAGGCGGCAAATATACCCTTTGAATTAGGAATTATTCGTTCGCATTATGTAGGCCGGACATTTATTCAACCGGGCGATGGCGTGCGCCATTTGGGCGTAAAGTTAAAACATAATGCCAATAAACCATTGGTTGAGGGTAAGCGCATTATTTTGGTGGATGACAGCATTGTTCGCGGCACAACCAGCCTTAAAATCGTGCAGATGATGCGTGAAGCAGGAGCGGCAGAGGTGCATATGCGGATTGCCAGCCCGCCAACATCACATAGTTGTTTTTACGGTGTCGACACGCCGGAACGCGAAAAATTATTGGCCAGCCGCTTTACGGTGGAAGAAATGTGCGATTTTATTCAAGCAGATAGTTTGGGTTTTATCTCCATTGACGGCCTATATCGTGCGACCGGTGAAAAAGAACGCAATCAGGCACAGCCGCAACATTGTGATGCATGTTTTACCGGATGCTATCCCACCACCTTGACTGATTTGGATGAGGTGGAGCAGCCCAACCAATTAAAATTATTAAATGAACAAGTTGTCCGCAGCGAAAGGACATAA
- a CDS encoding SDR family NAD(P)-dependent oxidoreductase codes for MDKIFDGKIALVTGASRGIGAATAKKLATLGAHVILTAKNDKLLQAVEDEIFKAGGSATIAPMDLTDGENIARLAAAVTERWGKLDIMILNAARLGSLGPVTQIDPVEFNKVLTLNLLSGQAAIAAFDPLLKKSDAGRLVALTSSVGSKPRAFWGAYGASKAALENLVISYGQEVMNLSKIRAYIVDPGRTRTDMRAQAYPGEAPETVKEPKIVAHAIIELLLSDEPTGYLLKVDS; via the coding sequence ATGGATAAGATTTTTGACGGTAAAATTGCCCTTGTCACCGGCGCAAGCAGAGGCATTGGCGCGGCAACGGCAAAAAAATTGGCCACGCTTGGCGCACATGTCATCTTAACAGCCAAAAATGATAAATTATTACAAGCCGTTGAAGACGAAATTTTCAAAGCTGGCGGCAGCGCAACCATCGCCCCCATGGATTTAACCGATGGCGAGAATATTGCCCGCCTTGCCGCCGCCGTCACCGAACGGTGGGGCAAATTGGACATTATGATATTAAACGCCGCGCGTCTTGGTTCATTAGGTCCGGTTACCCAAATTGATCCAGTGGAATTTAACAAGGTTTTGACCTTAAATTTATTGTCGGGGCAGGCCGCGATTGCTGCATTTGACCCATTGTTAAAGAAAAGCGATGCGGGACGGCTTGTCGCCCTAACCTCCTCTGTGGGGTCAAAACCGCGCGCATTTTGGGGAGCATATGGGGCCAGCAAGGCCGCCTTGGAAAATTTAGTTATCAGCTATGGCCAAGAGGTAATGAATCTTTCCAAAATCCGCGCATATATTGTTGATCCGGGCCGCACCCGCACCGATATGCGGGCACAGGCCTATCCCGGCGAAGCACCCGAAACGGTTAAAGAGCCAAAAATTGTGGCCCATGCAATTATTGAATTATTATTATCCGATGAGCCAACGGGTTATTTGTTGAAGGTTGATTCTTAA
- a CDS encoding cryptochrome/photolyase family protein produces MGVNILWLRRDLRLSDHAALIAAAEQGAVIPIYILDDETPKHRKMGAASRWWLHHSLSSLDADLRKLGSRLILRRGNVTDILPELAAQTGATSVHCIRHYEPWWRNAEKMLAEKINLVRHHGNYLMPMGSIKTGSGGEYKIYTPFWKALAQYMPPAEPLSAPTFLNSPETWPESDKLEDWNLLPSRPDWAGGMRDMWQGDRECGIGEHGAAQRLHEFFDYADKYDEQRNFPSITGTSFLSPHLHFGEISAAQAWHGAMSAGGSVGTFLKELVWREYAQNIICQYPGYGRKNARENFDNFPWRDLNDEDVQADLSAWKQGKTGYPIVDAGMRELWATGWMHNRVRMITASFLIKHLLIDWRVGEQWFWDTLVDADYASNAINWQWTAGSGVDSNMFVRIMAPLAQSEKFNTRDYIRKWVPELSHLDNPHIHDPEEYGVKPANYPGKIIGHKEARARALAAYAQIKG; encoded by the coding sequence ATGGGCGTTAATATTTTATGGCTGCGCCGTGATTTACGTTTGTCTGACCATGCTGCGTTAATTGCGGCTGCTGAACAAGGGGCGGTCATCCCAATTTATATTTTGGATGATGAAACGCCAAAGCACCGCAAAATGGGTGCTGCATCACGTTGGTGGCTGCATCATTCGCTATCATCATTGGATGCAGATTTGCGTAAATTGGGGTCGCGGTTAATTTTACGGCGCGGTAACGTTACCGATATTTTGCCGGAATTGGCCGCGCAAACGGGCGCTACATCGGTGCATTGCATCCGTCATTATGAACCATGGTGGCGAAATGCCGAAAAAATGTTGGCTGAAAAAATAAATTTGGTGCGGCATCATGGCAATTATTTAATGCCAATGGGCAGCATTAAAACAGGCAGCGGCGGTGAGTATAAAATTTACACCCCATTTTGGAAAGCATTGGCGCAATATATGCCTCCTGCAGAACCCTTATCTGCTCCAACGTTTCTTAACTCTCCGGAAACATGGCCAGAAAGCGATAAATTGGAGGATTGGAATTTATTGCCCAGCCGGCCCGATTGGGCAGGGGGCATGCGCGATATGTGGCAAGGCGACAGAGAATGCGGCATAGGAGAGCATGGCGCAGCGCAAAGATTGCACGAATTTTTCGATTATGCGGATAAATATGATGAACAGCGTAATTTCCCGTCAATAACAGGCACCTCATTCCTATCCCCACATCTTCATTTTGGGGAAATCAGCGCGGCGCAGGCATGGCATGGGGCGATGTCGGCAGGGGGCAGCGTTGGCACATTTTTAAAAGAATTGGTGTGGCGCGAATATGCGCAAAATATCATCTGTCAATATCCCGGTTATGGACGCAAAAATGCACGGGAAAATTTTGATAATTTCCCTTGGCGTGATTTGAATGATGAAGATGTTCAGGCGGATTTATCCGCATGGAAACAGGGGAAAACCGGATATCCCATTGTCGATGCAGGAATGCGCGAATTATGGGCGACGGGTTGGATGCATAACCGTGTTCGGATGATAACCGCATCATTTTTAATCAAGCATTTGTTGATTGATTGGCGCGTGGGTGAGCAATGGTTTTGGGACACATTGGTTGATGCAGACTATGCCAGCAATGCGATAAATTGGCAATGGACGGCGGGCAGCGGCGTTGACAGCAATATGTTCGTACGTATCATGGCGCCACTGGCCCAATCGGAAAAATTTAATACGCGTGATTATATACGAAAATGGGTGCCCGAACTTAGCCATTTGGATAACCCCCATATTCATGATCCAGAAGAATATGGCGTGAAACCGGCAAATTATCCGGGTAAAATAATTGGGCATAAAGAGGCAAGGGCAAGAGCGCTTGCCGCCTATGCCCAGATAAAGGGTTAA
- a CDS encoding metal-dependent hydrolase — MDNLTHSLTGALLGQMGLKRKTGLAMPTLIIAANIPDIDAVAVLFGGHQHLAIRRGITHGPIAMLLLPIILWVMMLWFDNWQLRRSKRPESRLPIHKGWLLTLAYIGCLSHPALDWLNSYGIRLLEPFSSNWFYGDSIFIIDIWIWAALIAGVWISLRQERGGRENWKIPAFISFGAILFYILGNISLSRHAVQETKIALRNYVGVHDVAQIVANPVPIFFWKREILFGSPNNYYQFEYSLFDEKKLSENAAALYASSKEIIIARHAPAIVKPDKIRLRDKDADAFLFWSRMPHNAMIIEGGKRYAIFADARFTDPMVSERFRARVQLLPQEENLSAPLAAPKDVRLDKPKDTPEQDKADGR, encoded by the coding sequence ATGGATAATTTAACGCACAGCTTAACCGGTGCTTTGCTTGGCCAAATGGGGTTAAAGCGTAAGACCGGTTTGGCTATGCCCACGCTTATCATCGCGGCAAATATTCCCGATATTGACGCGGTGGCAGTGTTATTTGGCGGCCATCAACATCTTGCCATCAGACGCGGCATCACCCATGGCCCAATTGCCATGTTGTTGCTTCCCATTATTTTATGGGTCATGATGCTATGGTTTGATAATTGGCAATTAAGGCGGTCAAAACGCCCCGAAAGCCGTCTGCCAATTCATAAAGGATGGTTGCTGACGCTGGCCTATATTGGTTGCTTGTCGCATCCCGCGCTTGATTGGTTAAACAGTTATGGGATTAGGTTATTAGAGCCATTTAGCAGCAATTGGTTTTATGGGGACAGCATTTTTATCATCGATATTTGGATATGGGCCGCTTTAATCGCCGGAGTTTGGATATCGCTGCGTCAAGAGCGTGGGGGCAGGGAAAATTGGAAAATTCCTGCCTTTATCAGCTTTGGGGCGATTTTATTTTATATATTGGGCAATATCTCGCTTAGCCGCCATGCGGTTCAGGAGACAAAAATTGCCCTGCGAAATTATGTTGGCGTTCATGATGTGGCCCAAATTGTGGCCAACCCCGTGCCCATATTTTTTTGGAAACGCGAAATATTGTTTGGTTCACCAAATAATTATTATCAATTTGAATATTCATTATTTGATGAAAAGAAATTAAGCGAAAATGCCGCCGCGCTATATGCATCATCTAAGGAAATAATTATTGCGCGCCATGCACCTGCCATTGTGAAGCCGGATAAAATTCGATTGCGTGATAAGGATGCGGATGCATTTTTATTTTGGTCGCGTATGCCGCATAATGCCATGATTATTGAAGGCGGCAAAAGATATGCAATTTTTGCCGATGCGCGTTTTACGGACCCAATGGTAAGCGAAAGATTCAGAGCAAGGGTGCAATTATTACCGCAAGAAGAAAATTTATCTGCGCCATTGGCTGCACCAAAGGATGTGCGATTAGATAAGCCAAAGGATACGCCCGAACAGGATAAAGCCGATGGGCGTTAA
- a CDS encoding 2-oxoacid:ferredoxin oxidoreductase subunit beta, with protein sequence MNEMTKVTTLKDWETDQEVRWCPGCGDYAILKAVQRTMPQLGGDPANTVFISGIGCSSRFPYYMETYGFHTIHGRAPAFATGLKLANPALDVWLVTGDGDGLSIGGNHMMHVLRRNVNMQIMLFNNEIYGLTKGQASPTSREGTNSPSTPYGSVDHPARPCAFALGSGARFVARGFDVSKHLPDVLKAAHAHKGAAFIEIFQNCIVYNKDVFQDFAAPKGAEDRQLWLQNGEPMLFAGGTKGIGLDRDALTLKVVDVVDGDWQGANVIVHDVTNRSIAHMLVEMPFGEFPMALGVLYDDPRETFEDAVVAQNKAASAGKVADLSKLLAKGQTWTVGMNEHGADGPEL encoded by the coding sequence ATGAACGAGATGACCAAAGTGACCACCCTAAAAGATTGGGAAACCGACCAAGAGGTGCGCTGGTGCCCTGGATGCGGCGATTATGCGATATTAAAGGCGGTGCAGCGCACCATGCCGCAATTGGGCGGCGATCCCGCCAATACCGTTTTTATTTCGGGCATTGGCTGTTCCTCACGTTTTCCATATTATATGGAAACCTATGGATTTCATACCATTCATGGGCGCGCGCCTGCATTTGCAACGGGATTAAAATTGGCCAATCCCGCGCTTGATGTGTGGTTGGTAACGGGCGATGGTGACGGGCTTTCCATTGGCGGCAATCATATGATGCATGTGCTTCGCCGCAATGTGAATATGCAAATCATGTTGTTTAATAATGAAATTTATGGCCTTACCAAGGGACAGGCATCTCCGACAAGCCGGGAGGGTACAAACAGCCCGTCCACCCCTTATGGCTCGGTTGACCATCCTGCGCGGCCATGTGCCTTTGCGCTTGGTTCGGGCGCTCGTTTTGTGGCGCGCGGTTTTGACGTGTCCAAACATTTGCCCGATGTATTGAAGGCGGCCCATGCGCATAAGGGCGCAGCCTTTATTGAAATATTCCAAAATTGCATTGTGTATAATAAGGATGTGTTTCAAGATTTCGCCGCGCCAAAGGGGGCGGAGGACCGCCAATTATGGCTGCAAAATGGTGAACCCATGCTATTCGCCGGCGGCACAAAGGGTATTGGCCTTGACCGCGATGCCTTAACATTAAAGGTAGTGGATGTCGTTGATGGCGATTGGCAGGGCGCGAATGTGATTGTTCATGATGTGACCAATCGTTCCATTGCCCATATGCTTGTCGAAATGCCATTTGGCGAATTTCCCATGGCGCTAGGCGTGTTATATGATGATCCGCGTGAAACATTTGAAGATGCGGTTGTCGCCCAAAATAAGGCCGCAAGCGCAGGCAAGGTTGCCGATTTAAGCAAGCTTCTTGCCAAGGGGCAAACATGGACAGTGGGCATGAATGAACATGGAGCAGATGGCCCAGAATTATAA